A region of the Candidatus Methylomirabilota bacterium genome:
CCGCCAGGCCTCGACGAGGCCGAGCGCGTCTGCCTCGGCGGGCAACGGGCCCAGCGGCGCGCGCGGGGGCCCCCCGGGGGCGCGGTCGGCGGCGAGGGTGATGAGTCGCGCAGCCTCCCGGGCCTCGTCGAGCCGCACCATGGTCCGCGCCCACACGTCGCCTGCCTCGTAGGCGGGCACCCGCACGTCGAGCTCCCCGTAGGCGGCGAAGGGGGCGTCGCGGCGGGCATCGGCATCGATCCCGCTCGCCCGGCCGACCAGTCCCACGACCTGCATCTCGCGGGCCGTGCGCGGCGTGAGGCGGCCGGTGCCCTGCAGGCGCTCCAGCACCATGGTGTTGTCGAGGCACAGCCGCGCGACTTCTAAGAATGCCGCGACCAGGCGGTCGACCTCGGCGGCCACCGCGTCGAGCGGAGCCTTCGCCAACGGCCCGGCCACTCCGCCCGGCACGATGGCGCCCCGGAGGAGGCGGTGGCCGGCGAGCCGGTCGTTCAGCCGCAGGAGCTCTTCGCGAATACGGAAGCAGTGGGCGTGACCGAAGGCGAAGCCCGTGTCGTTGACGATCATGCCGACGTCGCCGACGTGGTTGTAGAGCCGCTCGAGCTCGAGCAGGATGACCCGCAGCCAGCGGGCTCGCGCCGGGATGGCGCAGCCGGCCAGGGTCTCCAGCGCCTGGGCGAAGGCCAACGCGTGGGCGGCGCTCTCGTCGCCGGACACGCGCTCGGCGAGCTCGAGGGTGCGCTCGAACGGCAGGGTCTCGAAGAGTTTTTCGATTCCCTTGTGCACGAAGCCCAGGCGCGTCTCGAGGTTCACGATCGTCTCGCCCTCGACGCTGAAGCGGAAGTGCCCGGGCTCGATGATGCCGGCGTGCACGGGCCCTACGGTGATCTCGAAGATGCCTTCGCCGTCGACCCGGCGGAAGGGGAACGGCTGGCCCTCGTCGACGAAGTCCCGGCGCGCCGCCACGTCGCGGCGAAGCGGATGATAGGTCTCGGGCCAGAACTGGTGCAGGGCCAGCCGGCGCGGGTCCGGGTGGCCCACCGGGATCAGCCCGAAGAGATCCCGGATCTCGCGCTCGAAGCGGCTGGCCGCGAACGAGCGCGTGGCGAGCGACGGGAAGCGCGGGATGGCGGCGGGCAGCGTTACCAGCACCACGGCGGCCGGCTGGCCGCCCGCCGGAGCGAAGACGTAGGCCAGCGTGAAGGTTCCGGACGTCGCGGTGCTGTCGGCGGCGGCGAGGAGCTGGAGCTCCGCGCCCAGCAAGGAGAGCCGGTCGGCCAGCGCCGGCACCCGGGCGGCGTCGAGCCGGCCGCGCAGCACGCCGTCGCCGTCACGGGACACGGCGGCGACACCGCCGGCGGCGAGCGCCTCCGCGAGCGCCTCGGCGGTGAGGATCATGGCGCCAGCAGGCTCACGATCTGCCCGAGCGCTCCGGCCAGGCCCGGAGGCCACGCCAGTCCGGTGACGACCAGCATGAGCAGCGCGACGCCGAGGGGCAGCGCGGATGCCCAGTGAGGGTTCTCCGAGACCTGGCCGGTGACCGGGCCGTAGAGCATGCGATGGGCGGCGCGCAGGAGCCCGGAGAAGGCCACGACGAGCAGGGCCAGGCCGAGCGCAGCCGCCGGCGCGTACCCTGCCTGAAAGCCCGCGGCGAAGATCATCACCTCGCTCACGAACAGGCCGAAGGGTGGCAGGCCCATGAGGGCCAGCATGGCGACCAGGAAGCCGCGTCCCGTGACCGGCATGGCCCGGAGCAGGCCGCTCACCGCCGGGATCTCGGCGGTGCCATAGGCGGCGCGGATGCGACCCGACAGCAGGAACAGCACCGACTTGGCCAGGGCGTGATTGCCGATGTGCAGGACGGCTCCGGCCACGCCCAGGGGCCCGCCGAAGCCCAGCCCGAGACAGACCACTCCCACGTGCTCCACGCTGGAGTAGGCGAGCATGCGCTTGTAGTTGCGGGGGGCCCAGAGAAACGCCGCCGCCACGCCCAGCGAGGCCAGGCCCAGCGCCACCAGCAGGCGGCCGGCGAAGTCCGGGCCCGCCGCCAGATCGACCACCGCCTTGAACCGCAACACCGCGTAGAGGCCAACGCTCAGGAGCACGCCGGACATCAACGCGCTCACCGGGGCCGGCGCTTCGCTGTGGGCGTCGGGCAGCCAGGTGTGCATGGGCGCCAGGCCGGCCTTGGTGCCGTAGCCGACGAGGAGGAACACGAAGGCCAGCTGGATCACCGGAGCCGGCAGTCCCGGGGCCAGCCGTAGCAGGGTCGTCCATCGCAGCGCGTAGGCCTGGTCGCCGAACTGCTGGACGTCGGCGAAGTACACGAGCACGGTGCCGGCGAACGCGATGGCCACGCCGACGGAGCAGATGAGCAGGTACTTGTACGACGCCTCCAGCGAAGACCGGGACCGCTCGAAGTTCACCAGGAACACGGAGGCCAGGGTGGTGCCTTCGACAGCCACCCACATGAGCCCGACGTCGTCGGTGGTCACGGCCAGCAGCATGGTGAAGGTGAAGAGGTGGAGCAGCGGGTAAAAGCGCCGGCCTTCGTCCGGCGGCACCTGACGGGGCGCCTCCAGCGCGGCCAGGGCCGCGATCAGCCCCACCAGCCCCGCCATCCACGCCGACAGGGCATCGGCGCGGAGCAAGCCGTCGAGCGCCGTCACGCTGCCCTGTCGCGCCACCGCGGCGACGACGGCTGCGGCGGCGGCCAGCGTGACCGCCGCGGTGAGCGCGTTCACGGCGCGGGCAACGCCGCCGACCGCGCGCGTCAGCACGGCGGCCCCGGCGAGAGGAGCGGCCAGCAGCAGGAGCAGGCTCATCCCCGCAGCTCCCGCAACCGGTCCACGTCGATGGAGTCGTGCTCGCGGCGGACCCGAAGGACCACGCCTTCCATCAAGAGCACGATGGCCAGGACGTCGAGGAACACGCCCGCCTCGACCAGGCCGGGTAGGCCGTAGGTGGCCAGCAGGGCTAACCCGAAGATCCCGTTCTCGAACATGAGGAAGCCGAGCAGGTGGCCCAGCGCATCGCGTCCGGTGACGCAGACGAACAGGCCGATGAGGGCCATGGCGAAGGCCAGCGGGATGCCGCCCTCGGTGGGCAGCGTGGTGGCGGCGTTGACGGGCAGCATCACGGCATAGGCGACGACGACGAGACCTCCTGACACGAGCAGCGGGACCGCGGAGGACCGCCCGGGGGCGAGGGGCCGCAGCACCGGCGTGCCGGCCCCCATCCGGGCCAGCGCGCGGGGGATGAGCCAGGCCTTGAGGAGCACCACCACGGCGGCGACGACGAGGAGGCCGGGCTTGCCGGCCAGGATCCCGATGACGACGGCGAGGAGCGCGAGGAGCAGCGACTGGGCCACGAAGAGGGCGAGCCGTCCCGGCCAGCCCTGTCGCCAGACGATGAGTAGCGTCACCACGAGCCCGAGAAAGGCCAGCAGGTTCGTGAGGGCTGTCATCGCAGCAGGAACACCGCGGTGACCGAGAGCAGCGCCAGCGCGAACGATCCCGCCAGCAGCTCCGGCACCCGGAAGAGCCGGAGCTTGGCCACCGAGGTCTCGACCAGGGCCAGAGCCGCGGCGAGGACGAGCAGCTTCGCGCCCAGCGCCAGAACCGCCAGCGCCACCGGCCCCGGCGCCACTTCGGCGGAGACGCCCCAGGGCAGGAAGAGGTTGGCCAGCAACGCGAGGAAGACAAACAGCTTCATGCTCGCGGCCCACTCCACCAGCGCCAGATAGTGGCCGGAATACTCGAGCACCATGGCCTCGTGGATCATCGTCAATTCCAGGTGCGTGGCGGGGTTGTCGACCGGCAGGCGGCCCGTCTCCGCGATCATGACCACGAAGAAGGCGGCGAAGGCCAGCAGGTGGCCGGGGTTGGCGACCAGGAGGGGATCGCCGGCGAAGCGCTCGACGACGCCGCCCAGGTTGATGGTGTCGGCCCGCAGTGCCAGGGCGAACACGGCGATCACGATGGTCGGCTCGGCCAGAGCGGCCACCGCGACTTCCCGACTCGAGCCCATGCCGCCGAAGGCGCTGCCGGCGTCCAGGCCGGCCAGCGCGAGGAAGAACGTGCCGAGCATGAACAGGTACATCAGCAGGATGATGTTGCCGGCGAACGCGAGCAGGGGGCGGCTCACGAGCACCGGCACCACGAGGGCGGCGACGAGCATCGTGGCCACCAGCACGTAGGGCGTGAAGCGGAAGATCCAGGAGGTAGTGGTGGAGACGACCGGCTCCTTGCCCAGGAGCTTCACGAGGTCGGCGCAGGGCTGCCACGGGCGGGGCCCCCGCCGGCCGGCCAGCCGGGCTTTGAACGCGCGGAGCAGGCCCACGAGGAGCGGGCCGCCCAGGCCGACGACGGCCAGCTGGGCCAGCGCGGCCATCACGTCGGCCATCACGCGAGCACCAGCAGGGCCAGCAGCGCGGCCAGGATATAGATGAGGTAGAGATTGGCGCTGCCGGATTGGAGGAGCCGGGCGCGGCGCGCGGTGCGGTGGAGCACGCCCAGCGCGGGACGGTAGAGCCACCGGTCGAAGACCGAGTGCGTGGGGTTGGCGTACTCGATCCGGGTGACGAAAAACCGCGATTCCGGATGCGCCTCGATGTCGAGCTGGGCGACCGGGCGATAGAAGAAGTCGAAGATGCGCTTGAAGGGATTGGCGAAGGCGGTGGCGGTGTACTCCATGCGCGCGGTCTGCACCAGGCGGCCACAGCCCCACGTCTCGTAGAGCCGCCGCCGGCGGCCGACGCCGGCGGCGGCGAGGAGCACGGCGGGCAGGGCCAGGGCGGCCAGCAGTGCGGCCCCCACCGCCACCGTCGACAGGCTCGCGAACTCGCCGGAGATGTTGAGCGTGAGCCAGCCACCGAGGTTGGCCGGGTCCGGCACGCGCATGACGTCGGCGCCGACGCGGACCAGGGCCGGCACCACCAGGGTGGGCGCCAACCCCAGGCCGACGCAGGCCAGAGCGAGCAGCCCCATGCCCGCGCGCATGGGCCAGGACGCCTCGTGGGCGCGGGCGGCGGCCTCGCTGCGGGGCAGGGCCAGGAACGTGATGCCGAAGGCCTTCACGAAACAGGCCATGGCCAGACCGCTGGTGAGCGCCAGGCCGGCGATGCCCAGGGCGAACACCAGATTCTGCTCGGCACGGTCGATCCTGAGGTTCTGCAGCAGGGCCTGGAACGTGAGCCACTCGCTGACGAAGCCGTTGAGCGGCGGCAGCGCGGCGATGGCGGCCGAGCCCACCAGGAACGCCGCCGCCGTCCACGGCATCCGCTTGATGAGCCCTCCCATCTCTTCCATGTTCCGCGTCCCCGTGGCGTGCAGGACCGCACCCGCCCCGAGAAAGAGCAGCGCCTTGAACGCAGCGTGGTTGAGCGTGTGGTACAGCGCTGCGGCGAAGCCCAGCAGCGCGAGCGCGGGCAGGCTGGCCAGGTGGAAGAGCATGCCGGCGCCCAGGCCGATGAGGATGATGCCGATGTTCTCGATGCTGTGGAAGGCCAGCAGCCGCTTGAGGTCGTGCTCCACGAGGGCGTAGAGCACTCCGGCCACCGCCGAGATCACGCCGGCCAGCATGACGGCGATCCCCCACCAGGCCTGGCCGTCCCCGAGCCAGTCCAGGCTGATCCGCATGAGGCCGTAGATCCCGAGCTTGATCATCACCCCGGACATGAGCGCCGAGACGTGGCTGGGCGCGGCCGGATGGGCCAGCGGCAGCCAGACGTGGAGCGGAATCACCCCGGCCTTGGCGCCGAAGCCGAGCCCGAGCAGCGCAAACGCCAGGCCGGCGCCGGCGGGCGGCAGGGTGGACGCCGTCGCCGACCAGTCCGCGAACCGGAAGCTGTCCGTCCAGACGCCCAGCAGCAGCATCCCGGCCAGCAGGCAGGCCAGCCCGGCCTGCGTCATCACGGCGTAGACCCACGCGGCGCTGACGGCCTCGCGATCGCCCGACTGCGCGACCAGCACGTAGGAGGCGAGCGACATGAGTTCCCAGGCCAGCAGGAAGGTGAGGGCGTTGGCCGCCAACGGCACGGCGCACATGGACGCCACGAACACGTTGTAGGCCAGGAGGCCACGCCGCTCGCCCCCGCCATAGCCGACGGCGTAGAGGGAGGCCGGGATGGCGGCGCCGCCGATCAGCGCCAGGAAGAAGCCGCCGAGCGGGTCCAGCGTGAGCTCGAGGCCTCCCAGCGGCAAGAGCGCGGGCGCGGCCACGGTGAACGTCGCGCCCGCCATACCGGCCAGGCCCAGCAGCGCCGCCGCCAGCCCGCCGCCGGCGGCGAGGACATAGGCGAGCGCCGCCATCAGCGGGCCTGCCCGATGATCGCGAGCAATCCGGCCAGGAGCGTCCGCGGCGAGGGCGGGCAGCCGGGGATCACCGCGTGGACGGGGATGACATCCCCGACGCCCCCGACCACGGCGTAGGAGCCGCGGAAGATGCCGGCATCGCGCCCGCAATCGCCCACGGCAATCACGATCTTCGGATCCGGCGTGGCCTCGTACGTGCGCCGCAGCGCCTCGGCCATGTTGAGCGTCACCGGCCCCGTCACCAGCAGGCAGTCGGCATGCCGGGGGGAGGCCACGAAGTGCAAGCCGAAGCGCTCGAGGTCGTAGTGAGGTCCGGTGAGGCCCCCGATCTCGAGCTCGCAGCCGTTACAGGAGCCGGCATCCACCTGCCGGATGTGGAGCGAGCGCCCGAACCGCCGGCGGATCTCCCCGGCCAGCCGCGTGCCCAGCGCCTCCAGCGAGAGCGACTCGTCGGGGGCGGCGGGCTCGGTGACGATGCCGGCGCGCAGGGCAGCGCGGAGCTGACGGAGCATCACCGCCGCGCCGGCCGGCGCGCCTCGCGCTGGAGCTCGCGGAGGAGGGTCCGGGTGCCCGTCAACTGGTTGTTGAAGATGCGCCGGGCCACGTCGAGGAGATCGCCGACCAGGGGGTCGCGCACCGCGTAGCGGACCGTCGTGCGCTCCTTGCGCGCGCCGACGACGTTCTTGGCGCGGAGCACGGCGAGCTGCTGGGAGACGGTGGACTGGTCGAGTCCGAGGGCCGCCTGCAATTCCTGGACGCTGTGCTCCCGCGCTCGCAGCAGCTCGAGGAGACGGATCCGGAGGGGATGGGCCAGGGCCTTGAAGAAGTCGGCCTTGAAGCGCTGGAGGTCAGTGGGGGCGGCCCGGGACACGGCCCAGATATATATAAATATTCTTATATAGTCAAGTTTATCGTCTAGCCGGGCACCCCCTCCATCTGCAGGGCGTAGAGCCGGCGGTAGAGGCCGTCGCGGGCCAGGAGCTCGTCGTGGCGGCCGGCCTCGGCGATCCGGCCCTCGTGCACGACGACGATGCGGTCGGCGCTGCGGACGGTGGCCAGCCGGTGGGCGATGACGAGGACGGTCCGACCCCGCATGAGCTCGGCGAGGGCTTGCTGGACCATGAACTCGCTTTCGGCGTCGAGGTCCGAGGTGGCCTCGTCGAGGATGAGGATGGGCGGGTTCTTGAGGAAGGCCCGGGCGATGGCGATCCGCTGGCGCTGCCCGCCGCTGAGCCGGACGCCGCGCTCGCCGACCAGGGTCTGATAGCCCTCGGGGCAGGCCTCGATGAAGTCGTGGGCCTGGGCCAGGCGGGCGGCGGCCACCACCTCGTCGGCCGTCGCGTCCAGCCGCCCGTAGGCGATGTTGTAGTAGACAGAATCGCTGAACAGGAACGTCTCCTGGGTGACGATGCCGATCTGGTCGCGCAGCGAGGCCTGGGTGATGTCCCGGACATCGTGGCCGTCCATGAGGATGCGCCCGGCCGTCACGTCGTGGAAGCGGGGCAGCAGGTCCATCAGCGTGGATTTCCCGGCGCCGCTCATCCCCACGAAGGCGACCGCCTCACCCTTGCGCACCGTGAGGGCGATGTCCTTGAGCGTGAAGTCCTCGGCCCCGGGATACCGGAAGTCGACCCGGTCGAACACGATCTCGCGCTCGAAGCCCTTCAGCACGACGGCGCCCGGCTTGTCGCTGAGCGCCGGCGGGCGGTCGATGATCTCGAACACCCGCTCCACCGAACCGGCCGTCTGCTGAATGGTGTTCAGGGCCCGGGCCAGGCGCCGGACCGGGCCGTAGAGCATGATGACGGCGGCCGTGAAGGAAAAGAACGTCCCGGGAGTCATGTCGCCGTGGATCACCCGGTAGCCGCCGTACAGCATGGCGGCCACGATGCCCAGGGCGGCGGCCACCTCCATGAGCGGCTCGGTCGCCTCGTCGGCCCGGACATTCTTGAGGGACAGGGTGAGCAGCCGGTCGTTGAGCTGGTCGAAGCGTCGGCGCTCGTGGGCCTCCCGCCCGAAGGCTTTGACGATCTTCGTCCCCGCGAAGGATTCGTGGAGCATGACGGCCAGCTGGGCGATGCGCTCCTGGGCGCGCCGGTTGATGTTGTACAGCCGCTCGCCGATGCGCTTCACCATGAGGGCGATCAGCGGGAAGGCGACGAGAGCGGCCAGCGTCAGCAGCCACTCGCGCAGGAACATCACCACGAGCAGCGCCACGATCGTCGCCACCTGCCGGACCACGAGCACCAGGGCGCCCGAGGACACGCGGGCCAGCCGGCCCACGTCGCCCAGGATGCGTGACATGAGGTCGCCGGAGTGCAGGTCGGCGAAGAAGGCCAGCGGCATGCCCTGGATGTGCGTGTAGAGGTCGTGGCGCAGGGCGGCCACCACGCGCTCGCCCACCGAGGCCATGAGATAGGCCTGCGCGTAGCGGGCGCCGGCCTTGACGACGTAGGCGGCCACCAGGGCCAGGGGAATGAGCTTCAGCATCAGGAGGTCGCGCTTGATGAAGATCTCGTCCATCGCGGGCTTGACGAGCCAGGCCACCACGCCCTCCATGGCGGCCACCACGATGGCCAGCACGCTGCCCACGATGAGCCACGGCAGGTGCGGCCGGATGTAGGGCAGGAGCCGTCGGTACGGGCTGACCGGCAACTTCACCCCGCGCGGCGTGTCTCGAAGAACTCCCGCACCGCCGCCACCACCGCGTCGATCTCCGCCTCCGTGTGCTGCGCCGAGATCGGCAAGCTGAGAACCTCCTGGGCCAGGCGCTCGGTCCACGGCAGGGCCGGGGGGTCCAGGCGCTCCAGCGCGGGCTGGCGGTGGGCCGGCACCGGGTAGTGAATGCCGGTCTCGATCCCGCGGCCCTCGAGGAACGCGGCCAGCGCGTCCCGGTCAGGCGTCCTCACCACGTAGAGATGATAGACGTGGCCGGCCCGCGGCCGCTCCTCGGGCAAGACCAGGGGCAGGTCGGCCAGCCCGCGCGCGTACCGGGCGGCCAGGGCCCGGCGGCGCGCGTTCATTGCCGGGAGCCGGCGCAGCAGGACCCGAAGCGCGGCCGCCGGCAGCTCGCCGAAGCGCAGGTTGAAGCCGATCTCATCGTGCAGGTCCTTGCCCAGCCGCCCGTGGTCGCGCAGCCGTCGGCAGCGGGCGGCCAGCTCGTCGTCCGAGGTCAGCACGGCGCCGCCGTCGCCGAGCGCCGGCAGGTTCTTCGAGGGATAGAACGACAGGACGGCGGCCCGCCCGAAGCTGCCCACGGGGCGGCCGTCCCATGCCGCGCCGTGCGCCTGGGCACAGTCCTCGAGAATCCACAGCCCGAACCGCGCGGCCAGGTCCTGGACGGCTGCCATGTCCGCCGGCTCCCCGTAGAGATGCACGGGCACGAGCCCCACCGTGCGGGGCGTGATCTTGGCGACGGCATCCTCGACGTCGTACGTGTACCAGCGATCCACGTCGACGAAGACGGGCGTCGCTTCGGCCACGCAGATGGCCTCGACGGTGGGAAAGGCCGTGTGCGCGGGCACCAGCACCTCGTCGCCTGCCTTGACGCCCAGCGCACGCAGCGAGAGCCACAGGGCGGCCGTGCCCGAGCTGGTGAGGACGGCGTGCCTGACGCTGGCGTGACCGGCCAGCTCGGCCTCCAGGGCCTGGCACTGCGGGCCGAGGATGTACCGCCGCGAGTCGATGGCGGCCAGTACCGCGTGCTTGATCTCGTCGTCCACCGGCGGGCGCGACAGCGGGATCACGCCGGCTTGTCGCTGAGGCGGTTGTACCGGCCACGGAAGTAGAGCAGCGGCTCACCGTCATTCGTGGCGGCCCGCTCGACGCGGCCGACGAAGATCGTGTGGTCGCCTTCCACGTGGGTGGACGCGGTCACGCACTCGATGTGAGCCAGCGCGGCGGTGAGCAGCGGCAGCCCCATGTCGCTGATCCGATAGGCCGCGGCATCGAACTTGTCCAGGCGCGTGGAGGCGAACCGCCGGGAAAGCGCCTCCTGGTCGGTGGTGAGGACGTTGACGGCGAAGCGGCCCGTGTCGCGCAGAGCCGGAAAGGTCTGAGACTTGTGATCGACGCACACGAGCACCAGCGGCGGATCGAGCGACAGGGACGCGAAGGCGCTGACGGTCAGGCCGGAGGGGCGGGCCTCGGCATCACAGGTGGTCACGATGGTGACGCCGGTCGCGAAGTGGCCCAGGACGCGGCGGAACTCGTCGGGACCGATCACCGTAACGTTCTATCAGGAGCGGGCCGCTCAACGCAAGGTCCGCCGCCCCGAGGGCGTTGCGCCGCCCCGACGGTAAGGTATAGTGACGCCGTATGGTCAGCGAGCAAGCCGTCCTCGACGCGCTCCGTAGCGTCAGAGACCCGGCCGGGCAGTCCGACATCGTCACGCAGGGGCTGGTCAAGGATCTGCACATCCACGATTCCGAGGTCACGTTCACGCTGGCTCTGACCAGCCACCCGCCGGCCGCCAAGGCCTCCCTGCACAGCATGGCCTCCCGCGTGGTCGGCCAGATCCCCGGCGTGACACGCGTCCAGGTCAAGCTCGGCAGCGCCCCGGCGGCGCGAGCGGCGGCGGCCGCGCCGGCGGCGGCAGCGCCGCCAGCGAGCCGACCCGCCGACATGATTCCCGAGGTCCAGCACACCATCGCGGTGTCGTCGGGCAAGGGCGGTGTGGGCAAGTCCACGGTGGCCGTCAATCTGGCGGTGGCCCTGCGGCTCGGCGGCGCGCACGTGGGCATCGTGGACAGCGACGTCTACGGCCCCGACGTCCCGCTCATGCTGGGCAGCCGCGACCAGCCCGGAATGCTCGCCAACAAGATCCTCCCCGTGGAAGCCCACGGCCTGAAGCTCATGTCGCTGGGGCTGCTCGTCGGCGAGCGGGAGGCGGTGGTCTGGCGCGGGCCGATGATCCACTCGTTCATCCAGCAGATGCTCAAAGACGTGGCCTGGGGCGCGCTCGATTACCTGGTCTTCGACATGCCGCCCGGCACGGGCGACGCCCAGCTCTCGCTGTCCCAGGTCATTCCGCTGAGCGGCGTGGTGATGGTGACCACGCCGCAAGACGTCGCGCTGCTGGATGTGCGCAAGGCGGTGGCGATGTTCCAGCGTCTCAACGTGCCGATCCTCGGCATCGTCGAGAACATGAGCGCCTTCGTGTGCCCGCACTGCGGTGAGCGCACCGACGTCTTCGGCAGCGCCGGCGGCCAGCGGCTGTCCCAGGAGTACGGCGTGCCGCTGCTGGCCCAGCTCCCGCTCGATCCGGAGACGCGGGCCGGCGGCGACGAGGGACTGCCCATCACGCTGCGCCGTCCGCAGTCGCCCCAGGCCGCCGCCTTCCGCAATCTCGCCGCGGCCGTCGCCCGACGTCTCGACGAGCTGGCGCCGTTGCGGACGCTGCCCCGGATCGGCTGAGCGGAGGGGGATGACCATCCCCGAGCCGGCCTCCGCGTTCGGCCCCGCCGGCGCGCTGGTGCTGCCGATCTTCCCGCTCCCCGACATCACGCTCTTCCCGCACAGCGTGATACCGCTCCACGTCTTCGAGGCGCGCTACCGGGCGATGGTTACGGACGCGCTGGCCCGCGACCGGCGCCTCTGCATCACCCGCCTGCTGCCGGGTTACGAGGCCCGCTATGTGGGCAAGCCGCCCGTGGCCCTCGTGGCCGGAGCCGGCGAGATCGTGCGCTGGGAGCGCCTGCCCACCGGGCGCTTCAACATCCTGGTCGCGGGCCGCAGCCGGGTGCGGATCGAGACCGAGCAACCCACCGACACGCTCTATCGCGTGGTCCGGGCGCGGGTCCTGGCCGACGAGCCGCCCGCCACCGACGTCTCGGCCCTGATGGCGCGGGTCCGCGCGGCGTGCCGGCAGCTCCTCGAGGCGCTGGATCGGCCGCGCGACCTCGCCGACGGCCTGCTGGAGGAGGCGGGGGCCGATCCCGGCCGGCTTGCCGACCGGGCGGCGGCGGCCTTCGTCCCCGATGCCGATGTGCGCCAGGAGCTCCTGGAGACGCTCGCTGTCGAGGCGCG
Encoded here:
- a CDS encoding DegT/DnrJ/EryC1/StrS family aminotransferase, with the protein product MIPLSRPPVDDEIKHAVLAAIDSRRYILGPQCQALEAELAGHASVRHAVLTSSGTAALWLSLRALGVKAGDEVLVPAHTAFPTVEAICVAEATPVFVDVDRWYTYDVEDAVAKITPRTVGLVPVHLYGEPADMAAVQDLAARFGLWILEDCAQAHGAAWDGRPVGSFGRAAVLSFYPSKNLPALGDGGAVLTSDDELAARCRRLRDHGRLGKDLHDEIGFNLRFGELPAAALRVLLRRLPAMNARRRALAARYARGLADLPLVLPEERPRAGHVYHLYVVRTPDRDALAAFLEGRGIETGIHYPVPAHRQPALERLDPPALPWTERLAQEVLSLPISAQHTEAEIDAVVAAVREFFETRRAG
- a CDS encoding flavin reductase family protein, translating into MIGPDEFRRVLGHFATGVTIVTTCDAEARPSGLTVSAFASLSLDPPLVLVCVDHKSQTFPALRDTGRFAVNVLTTDQEALSRRFASTRLDKFDAAAYRISDMGLPLLTAALAHIECVTASTHVEGDHTIFVGRVERAATNDGEPLLYFRGRYNRLSDKPA
- a CDS encoding Mrp/NBP35 family ATP-binding protein, encoding MVSEQAVLDALRSVRDPAGQSDIVTQGLVKDLHIHDSEVTFTLALTSHPPAAKASLHSMASRVVGQIPGVTRVQVKLGSAPAARAAAAAPAAAAPPASRPADMIPEVQHTIAVSSGKGGVGKSTVAVNLAVALRLGGAHVGIVDSDVYGPDVPLMLGSRDQPGMLANKILPVEAHGLKLMSLGLLVGEREAVVWRGPMIHSFIQQMLKDVAWGALDYLVFDMPPGTGDAQLSLSQVIPLSGVVMVTTPQDVALLDVRKAVAMFQRLNVPILGIVENMSAFVCPHCGERTDVFGSAGGQRLSQEYGVPLLAQLPLDPETRAGGDEGLPITLRRPQSPQAAAFRNLAAAVARRLDELAPLRTLPRIG
- a CDS encoding LON peptidase substrate-binding domain-containing protein — encoded protein: MTIPEPASAFGPAGALVLPIFPLPDITLFPHSVIPLHVFEARYRAMVTDALARDRRLCITRLLPGYEARYVGKPPVALVAGAGEIVRWERLPTGRFNILVAGRSRVRIETEQPTDTLYRVVRARVLADEPPATDVSALMARVRAACRQLLEALDRPRDLADGLLEEAGADPGRLADRAAAAFVPDADVRQELLETLAVEARLARLSAALEGLLGSLRKRGKPE